Proteins co-encoded in one Micropterus dolomieu isolate WLL.071019.BEF.003 ecotype Adirondacks linkage group LG19, ASM2129224v1, whole genome shotgun sequence genomic window:
- the LOC123957471 gene encoding protocadherin gamma-C5-like isoform X1: MDSRQRKRSGGGRLSRLCFYLACLSCASAQLSYSVSEELSPGSVVGNFAKDLSLTAQRIVQRRLRVVSESTTQYFEVKQETGDLIIKQKIDREEMCELSSACSLHLQVLLENPLEIQRVVVDILDVNDNAPQFSTSNISLEISEAAAPGTRFRLESAHDPDVGTNSLRTYHLAANDFFTLNVETKSDGSKFPELVVDRPLDRETQASFRLLLSAVDGGQPEKSGSTLLLIKILDVNDNSPVFDEPVKKVRLLENVARGTLVTKLNATDADSSNNGEISFMFSKYTPERVLNLFSVDSKNGEIRVKGDVDYEKANAYHITVQARDGGSPAMEGSCNVIVEIIDVNDNAPEVTLTSLTSPIREDSEPETVIALISARDLDSGVNGEVTLTVQPGLPFKLNSAFGMHYSLTTAGNLDRETVPEYTVVIKATDAGSPPLSSQTTFVVKLSDVNDNAPTFSQPSYSVDIPENNAPSTPIAAVSATDPDLGDNARISYSILSSMVQGSPISSYVYINPESGHIYSMRSLDHEQLNAFRIEVQARDAGVPPRTANVTVHVFVVDVNDNVPVIVHPSYPKDKTLQLTVPPSASPGHLINKLVGVDADSGHNAWLFYSIVPGPNAGMFRIGAHSGELRTARKWAEEEAGSSYDIVIIIQDNGDPPKSSSVNITVTVDEKGTANDAPPSPRHTPFYHRTGMSDITLYLIISLACVSAVSFITFVVLMVRCLRHRGPGLGDSDCCCCYGRHRTSRYHQRPSKDLHLQLNTDGPIRYMEVVGGPQDPHTRTYRPCYSTISSRSDFVFMKTPMLSHNNTLNMTLSRKHLMNSASEQKPPNNDWRFTQGQRPGPSGPHMPYGTHIRWTPKSGTRATGGPEVAMGTGPWPQPPTEAEQLQALMAAANEVSEATATLGPGTMGLSTRYSPQFTLQHVPDYRQNVYIPGSTATLTSNPQQQQATAQQATQQALPPPQASAQPEPPKAAQTPASKKKSTKKEKK, encoded by the exons ATGGACTCCAGACAGAGGAAGCGCTCCGGAGGAGGGAGGCTGTCGAGGCTTTGCTTTTATCTAGCTTGCCTCTCCTGTGCGTCCGCTCAGCTCAGCTATTCTGTATCGGAGGAACTAAGCCCGGGCTCCGTCGTTGGGAATTTCGCTAAAGATTTGAGTCTTACTGCCCAGCGGATTGTTCAGAGGAGGTTGCGGGTTGTGTCGGAATCCACAACACAGTATTTTGAGGTAAAGCAGGAGACCGGTGATTTgattattaaacaaaaaattgATAGGGAAGAAATGTGTGAATTAAGCTCAGCGTGTTCACTACACCTTCAAGTACTTCTGGAGAACCCTTTAGAAATCCAGCGCGTCGTGGTGGACATTCTGGATGTGAATGACAATGCACCGCAGTTTTCAACCAGCAACATTTCTTTGGAGATATCAGAGGCGGCTGCGCCGGGCACAAGGTTCCGCTTGGAGAGCGCACACGATCCAGACGTGGGGACCAACTCGTTACGCACTTACCATCTAGCAGCAAATGACTTCTTTACTTTGAATGTGGAAACTAAAAGTGACGGCAGCAAGTTTCCAGAGCTAGTTGTGGATAGACCTTTGGACAGGGAGACGCAGGCCTCATTTCGCCTGTTGCTCAGTGCTGTAGATGGGGGTCAGCCGGAGAAATCTGGCTCAACACTTCTGCTTATTAAAATTCTGGATGTAAATGACAATTCGCCCGTCTTTGACGAGCCGGTTAAGAAAGTTAGACTATTAGAAAATGTTGCACGGGGCACTTTAGTGACGAAATTGAACGCGACTGACGCTGATTCGAGTAACAACGGAGAAATATCTTTCATGTTTAGTAAATACACACCGGAGCGCGTTCTCAACCTTTTCAGTGTGGATTCTAAAAACGGAGAGATCCGCGTGAAAGGGGATGTGGATTATGAGAAAGCTAATGCATATCACATCACAGTGCAGGCCAGAGATGGTGGTTCCCCTGCTATGGAGGGCTCCTGTAACGTCATAGTGGAAATCATTGATGTGAATGACAACGCACCAGAGGTGACACTGACATCACTGACCAGTCCAATCAGAGAGGACTCTGAACCAGAGACTGTGATTGCACTCATTAGTGCACGGGACCTGGACTCTGGTGTGAATGGGGAGGTTACATTAACTGTCCAACCGGGTTTACCATTCAAACTTAATTCTGCTTTTGGCATGCACTACAGCCTCACCACTGCTGGAAACCTGGACCGTGAGACTGTCCCTGAGTACACAGTGGTCATCAAGGCCACTGATGCCGGTTCCCCTCCCCTTTCATCACAAACCACCTTTGTGGTGAAGCTCTCTGATGTAAATGACAACGCCCCTACCTTCTCTCAGCCTTCATACTCTGTGGACATCCCAGAGAACAATGCTCCCAGCACCCCCATCGCTGCCGTTTCAGCCACTGACCCAGACCTTGGTGACAATGCTCGCATCTCCTACTCCATCCTTTCCAGCATGGTCCAGGGCTCACCCATTTCTTCTTATGTCTATATTAACCCAGAGAGTGGTCACATCTACAGCATGCGCTCTCTGGATCATGAACAGCTTAACGCTTTCCGTATTGAGGTGCAGGCCCGGGATGCTGGGGTGCCCCCACGGACAGCCAATGTaactgtgcatgtgtttgtggtgGATGTGAATGACAATGTGCCAGTGATTGTACACCCCTCCTAcccaaaagacaaaacattacAGCTCACTGTGCCCCCATCGGCCAGCCCAGGGCACCTCATAAATAAACTTGTAGGGGTGGATGCAGACAGTGGGCACAATGCATGGTTGTTTTACTCCATCGTACCTGGACCAAATGCTGGCATGTTCCGTATTGGGGCACACAGCGGTGAGCTCCGCACAGCCCGCAAGTGGGCTGAGGAGGAAGCAGGCTCGAGTTATGACATTGTGATCATCATTCAGGATAACGGTGACCCACCAAAGTCCAGTTCTGTGAACATTACAGTAACTGTGGATGAGAAGGGCACGGCAAACGATGCTCCACCAAGCCCTCGTCACACACCTTTCTACCACCGCACTGGGATGTCGGACATCACCTTGTACCTCATCATCTCTTTAGcttgtgtttcagctgtgtcGTTCATCACCTTTGTCGTCCTCATGGTACGCTGCCTTAGGCACCGTGGCCCAGGGCTGGGAGAttctgactgctgctgctgctatggTCGCCACAGGACCAGCCGCTACCATCAGAGGCCCAGCAAGGACCTGCACCTGCAGCTCAATACTGATGGACCCATACGCTATATGGAGGTAGTGGGAGGCCCCCAGGATCCGCACACACGGACTTACAGGCCCTGCTACTCCACCATATCCAGCCGGAgtgattttgtatttatgaAGACCCCCATGCTGAGTCACAACAACACACTCAACATGACACTCAGCAGGAAGCACCTTATGAACTCAGCCAGTGAG CAAAAGCCCCCCAACAATGACTGGCGCTTCACTCAGGGACAGAGACCTGGACCTAGCGG TCCCCACATGCCGTACGGTACACACATACGATGGACGCCGAAGAGTGGGACAAG GGCAACCGGAGGACCTGAGGTTGCCATGGGAACTGGCCCCTGGCCCCAACCCCCGACTGAGGCTGAGCAGCTCCAGGCCCTGATGGCTGCAGCCAACG AAGTGAGTGAGGCTACGGCCACCCTGGGGCCCGGCACTATGGGTCTGAGCACCCGCTACAGCCCCCAGTTCACCCTGCAGCATGTGCCCGACTATCGCCAGAACGTCTACATCCCTGGCAGCACGGCCACCCTCACCTCCAAcccccagcagcagcaggccacAGCCCAGCAGGCCACCCAGCAGGCGCTGCCCCCGCCCCAGGCCTCGGCCCAGCCCGAGCCCCCAAAAGCCGCTCAGACCCCTGCCTCCAAGAAGAAGTCCACcaagaaggagaagaagtag
- the LOC123957471 gene encoding protocadherin gamma-C5-like isoform X2 has product MDSRQRKRSGGGRLSRLCFYLACLSCASAQLSYSVSEELSPGSVVGNFAKDLSLTAQRIVQRRLRVVSESTTQYFEVKQETGDLIIKQKIDREEMCELSSACSLHLQVLLENPLEIQRVVVDILDVNDNAPQFSTSNISLEISEAAAPGTRFRLESAHDPDVGTNSLRTYHLAANDFFTLNVETKSDGSKFPELVVDRPLDRETQASFRLLLSAVDGGQPEKSGSTLLLIKILDVNDNSPVFDEPVKKVRLLENVARGTLVTKLNATDADSSNNGEISFMFSKYTPERVLNLFSVDSKNGEIRVKGDVDYEKANAYHITVQARDGGSPAMEGSCNVIVEIIDVNDNAPEVTLTSLTSPIREDSEPETVIALISARDLDSGVNGEVTLTVQPGLPFKLNSAFGMHYSLTTAGNLDRETVPEYTVVIKATDAGSPPLSSQTTFVVKLSDVNDNAPTFSQPSYSVDIPENNAPSTPIAAVSATDPDLGDNARISYSILSSMVQGSPISSYVYINPESGHIYSMRSLDHEQLNAFRIEVQARDAGVPPRTANVTVHVFVVDVNDNVPVIVHPSYPKDKTLQLTVPPSASPGHLINKLVGVDADSGHNAWLFYSIVPGPNAGMFRIGAHSGELRTARKWAEEEAGSSYDIVIIIQDNGDPPKSSSVNITVTVDEKGTANDAPPSPRHTPFYHRTGMSDITLYLIISLACVSAVSFITFVVLMVRCLRHRGPGLGDSDCCCCYGRHRTSRYHQRPSKDLHLQLNTDGPIRYMEVVGGPQDPHTRTYRPCYSTISSRSDFVFMKTPMLSHNNTLNMTLSRKHLMNSASEQKPPNNDWRFTQGQRPGPSGATGGPEVAMGTGPWPQPPTEAEQLQALMAAANEVSEATATLGPGTMGLSTRYSPQFTLQHVPDYRQNVYIPGSTATLTSNPQQQQATAQQATQQALPPPQASAQPEPPKAAQTPASKKKSTKKEKK; this is encoded by the exons ATGGACTCCAGACAGAGGAAGCGCTCCGGAGGAGGGAGGCTGTCGAGGCTTTGCTTTTATCTAGCTTGCCTCTCCTGTGCGTCCGCTCAGCTCAGCTATTCTGTATCGGAGGAACTAAGCCCGGGCTCCGTCGTTGGGAATTTCGCTAAAGATTTGAGTCTTACTGCCCAGCGGATTGTTCAGAGGAGGTTGCGGGTTGTGTCGGAATCCACAACACAGTATTTTGAGGTAAAGCAGGAGACCGGTGATTTgattattaaacaaaaaattgATAGGGAAGAAATGTGTGAATTAAGCTCAGCGTGTTCACTACACCTTCAAGTACTTCTGGAGAACCCTTTAGAAATCCAGCGCGTCGTGGTGGACATTCTGGATGTGAATGACAATGCACCGCAGTTTTCAACCAGCAACATTTCTTTGGAGATATCAGAGGCGGCTGCGCCGGGCACAAGGTTCCGCTTGGAGAGCGCACACGATCCAGACGTGGGGACCAACTCGTTACGCACTTACCATCTAGCAGCAAATGACTTCTTTACTTTGAATGTGGAAACTAAAAGTGACGGCAGCAAGTTTCCAGAGCTAGTTGTGGATAGACCTTTGGACAGGGAGACGCAGGCCTCATTTCGCCTGTTGCTCAGTGCTGTAGATGGGGGTCAGCCGGAGAAATCTGGCTCAACACTTCTGCTTATTAAAATTCTGGATGTAAATGACAATTCGCCCGTCTTTGACGAGCCGGTTAAGAAAGTTAGACTATTAGAAAATGTTGCACGGGGCACTTTAGTGACGAAATTGAACGCGACTGACGCTGATTCGAGTAACAACGGAGAAATATCTTTCATGTTTAGTAAATACACACCGGAGCGCGTTCTCAACCTTTTCAGTGTGGATTCTAAAAACGGAGAGATCCGCGTGAAAGGGGATGTGGATTATGAGAAAGCTAATGCATATCACATCACAGTGCAGGCCAGAGATGGTGGTTCCCCTGCTATGGAGGGCTCCTGTAACGTCATAGTGGAAATCATTGATGTGAATGACAACGCACCAGAGGTGACACTGACATCACTGACCAGTCCAATCAGAGAGGACTCTGAACCAGAGACTGTGATTGCACTCATTAGTGCACGGGACCTGGACTCTGGTGTGAATGGGGAGGTTACATTAACTGTCCAACCGGGTTTACCATTCAAACTTAATTCTGCTTTTGGCATGCACTACAGCCTCACCACTGCTGGAAACCTGGACCGTGAGACTGTCCCTGAGTACACAGTGGTCATCAAGGCCACTGATGCCGGTTCCCCTCCCCTTTCATCACAAACCACCTTTGTGGTGAAGCTCTCTGATGTAAATGACAACGCCCCTACCTTCTCTCAGCCTTCATACTCTGTGGACATCCCAGAGAACAATGCTCCCAGCACCCCCATCGCTGCCGTTTCAGCCACTGACCCAGACCTTGGTGACAATGCTCGCATCTCCTACTCCATCCTTTCCAGCATGGTCCAGGGCTCACCCATTTCTTCTTATGTCTATATTAACCCAGAGAGTGGTCACATCTACAGCATGCGCTCTCTGGATCATGAACAGCTTAACGCTTTCCGTATTGAGGTGCAGGCCCGGGATGCTGGGGTGCCCCCACGGACAGCCAATGTaactgtgcatgtgtttgtggtgGATGTGAATGACAATGTGCCAGTGATTGTACACCCCTCCTAcccaaaagacaaaacattacAGCTCACTGTGCCCCCATCGGCCAGCCCAGGGCACCTCATAAATAAACTTGTAGGGGTGGATGCAGACAGTGGGCACAATGCATGGTTGTTTTACTCCATCGTACCTGGACCAAATGCTGGCATGTTCCGTATTGGGGCACACAGCGGTGAGCTCCGCACAGCCCGCAAGTGGGCTGAGGAGGAAGCAGGCTCGAGTTATGACATTGTGATCATCATTCAGGATAACGGTGACCCACCAAAGTCCAGTTCTGTGAACATTACAGTAACTGTGGATGAGAAGGGCACGGCAAACGATGCTCCACCAAGCCCTCGTCACACACCTTTCTACCACCGCACTGGGATGTCGGACATCACCTTGTACCTCATCATCTCTTTAGcttgtgtttcagctgtgtcGTTCATCACCTTTGTCGTCCTCATGGTACGCTGCCTTAGGCACCGTGGCCCAGGGCTGGGAGAttctgactgctgctgctgctatggTCGCCACAGGACCAGCCGCTACCATCAGAGGCCCAGCAAGGACCTGCACCTGCAGCTCAATACTGATGGACCCATACGCTATATGGAGGTAGTGGGAGGCCCCCAGGATCCGCACACACGGACTTACAGGCCCTGCTACTCCACCATATCCAGCCGGAgtgattttgtatttatgaAGACCCCCATGCTGAGTCACAACAACACACTCAACATGACACTCAGCAGGAAGCACCTTATGAACTCAGCCAGTGAG CAAAAGCCCCCCAACAATGACTGGCGCTTCACTCAGGGACAGAGACCTGGACCTAGCGG GGCAACCGGAGGACCTGAGGTTGCCATGGGAACTGGCCCCTGGCCCCAACCCCCGACTGAGGCTGAGCAGCTCCAGGCCCTGATGGCTGCAGCCAACG AAGTGAGTGAGGCTACGGCCACCCTGGGGCCCGGCACTATGGGTCTGAGCACCCGCTACAGCCCCCAGTTCACCCTGCAGCATGTGCCCGACTATCGCCAGAACGTCTACATCCCTGGCAGCACGGCCACCCTCACCTCCAAcccccagcagcagcaggccacAGCCCAGCAGGCCACCCAGCAGGCGCTGCCCCCGCCCCAGGCCTCGGCCCAGCCCGAGCCCCCAAAAGCCGCTCAGACCCCTGCCTCCAAGAAGAAGTCCACcaagaaggagaagaagtag
- the LOC123957471 gene encoding protocadherin gamma-C5-like isoform X3 gives MDSRQRKRSGGGRLSRLCFYLACLSCASAQLSYSVSEELSPGSVVGNFAKDLSLTAQRIVQRRLRVVSESTTQYFEVKQETGDLIIKQKIDREEMCELSSACSLHLQVLLENPLEIQRVVVDILDVNDNAPQFSTSNISLEISEAAAPGTRFRLESAHDPDVGTNSLRTYHLAANDFFTLNVETKSDGSKFPELVVDRPLDRETQASFRLLLSAVDGGQPEKSGSTLLLIKILDVNDNSPVFDEPVKKVRLLENVARGTLVTKLNATDADSSNNGEISFMFSKYTPERVLNLFSVDSKNGEIRVKGDVDYEKANAYHITVQARDGGSPAMEGSCNVIVEIIDVNDNAPEVTLTSLTSPIREDSEPETVIALISARDLDSGVNGEVTLTVQPGLPFKLNSAFGMHYSLTTAGNLDRETVPEYTVVIKATDAGSPPLSSQTTFVVKLSDVNDNAPTFSQPSYSVDIPENNAPSTPIAAVSATDPDLGDNARISYSILSSMVQGSPISSYVYINPESGHIYSMRSLDHEQLNAFRIEVQARDAGVPPRTANVTVHVFVVDVNDNVPVIVHPSYPKDKTLQLTVPPSASPGHLINKLVGVDADSGHNAWLFYSIVPGPNAGMFRIGAHSGELRTARKWAEEEAGSSYDIVIIIQDNGDPPKSSSVNITVTVDEKGTANDAPPSPRHTPFYHRTGMSDITLYLIISLACVSAVSFITFVVLMVRCLRHRGPGLGDSDCCCCYGRHRTSRYHQRPSKDLHLQLNTDGPIRYMEVVGGPQDPHTRTYRPCYSTISSRSDFVFMKTPMLSHNNTLNMTLSRKHLMNSASEQKPPNNDWRFTQGQRPGPSGATGGPEVAMGTGPWPQPPTEAEQLQALMAAANVSEATATLGPGTMGLSTRYSPQFTLQHVPDYRQNVYIPGSTATLTSNPQQQQATAQQATQQALPPPQASAQPEPPKAAQTPASKKKSTKKEKK, from the exons ATGGACTCCAGACAGAGGAAGCGCTCCGGAGGAGGGAGGCTGTCGAGGCTTTGCTTTTATCTAGCTTGCCTCTCCTGTGCGTCCGCTCAGCTCAGCTATTCTGTATCGGAGGAACTAAGCCCGGGCTCCGTCGTTGGGAATTTCGCTAAAGATTTGAGTCTTACTGCCCAGCGGATTGTTCAGAGGAGGTTGCGGGTTGTGTCGGAATCCACAACACAGTATTTTGAGGTAAAGCAGGAGACCGGTGATTTgattattaaacaaaaaattgATAGGGAAGAAATGTGTGAATTAAGCTCAGCGTGTTCACTACACCTTCAAGTACTTCTGGAGAACCCTTTAGAAATCCAGCGCGTCGTGGTGGACATTCTGGATGTGAATGACAATGCACCGCAGTTTTCAACCAGCAACATTTCTTTGGAGATATCAGAGGCGGCTGCGCCGGGCACAAGGTTCCGCTTGGAGAGCGCACACGATCCAGACGTGGGGACCAACTCGTTACGCACTTACCATCTAGCAGCAAATGACTTCTTTACTTTGAATGTGGAAACTAAAAGTGACGGCAGCAAGTTTCCAGAGCTAGTTGTGGATAGACCTTTGGACAGGGAGACGCAGGCCTCATTTCGCCTGTTGCTCAGTGCTGTAGATGGGGGTCAGCCGGAGAAATCTGGCTCAACACTTCTGCTTATTAAAATTCTGGATGTAAATGACAATTCGCCCGTCTTTGACGAGCCGGTTAAGAAAGTTAGACTATTAGAAAATGTTGCACGGGGCACTTTAGTGACGAAATTGAACGCGACTGACGCTGATTCGAGTAACAACGGAGAAATATCTTTCATGTTTAGTAAATACACACCGGAGCGCGTTCTCAACCTTTTCAGTGTGGATTCTAAAAACGGAGAGATCCGCGTGAAAGGGGATGTGGATTATGAGAAAGCTAATGCATATCACATCACAGTGCAGGCCAGAGATGGTGGTTCCCCTGCTATGGAGGGCTCCTGTAACGTCATAGTGGAAATCATTGATGTGAATGACAACGCACCAGAGGTGACACTGACATCACTGACCAGTCCAATCAGAGAGGACTCTGAACCAGAGACTGTGATTGCACTCATTAGTGCACGGGACCTGGACTCTGGTGTGAATGGGGAGGTTACATTAACTGTCCAACCGGGTTTACCATTCAAACTTAATTCTGCTTTTGGCATGCACTACAGCCTCACCACTGCTGGAAACCTGGACCGTGAGACTGTCCCTGAGTACACAGTGGTCATCAAGGCCACTGATGCCGGTTCCCCTCCCCTTTCATCACAAACCACCTTTGTGGTGAAGCTCTCTGATGTAAATGACAACGCCCCTACCTTCTCTCAGCCTTCATACTCTGTGGACATCCCAGAGAACAATGCTCCCAGCACCCCCATCGCTGCCGTTTCAGCCACTGACCCAGACCTTGGTGACAATGCTCGCATCTCCTACTCCATCCTTTCCAGCATGGTCCAGGGCTCACCCATTTCTTCTTATGTCTATATTAACCCAGAGAGTGGTCACATCTACAGCATGCGCTCTCTGGATCATGAACAGCTTAACGCTTTCCGTATTGAGGTGCAGGCCCGGGATGCTGGGGTGCCCCCACGGACAGCCAATGTaactgtgcatgtgtttgtggtgGATGTGAATGACAATGTGCCAGTGATTGTACACCCCTCCTAcccaaaagacaaaacattacAGCTCACTGTGCCCCCATCGGCCAGCCCAGGGCACCTCATAAATAAACTTGTAGGGGTGGATGCAGACAGTGGGCACAATGCATGGTTGTTTTACTCCATCGTACCTGGACCAAATGCTGGCATGTTCCGTATTGGGGCACACAGCGGTGAGCTCCGCACAGCCCGCAAGTGGGCTGAGGAGGAAGCAGGCTCGAGTTATGACATTGTGATCATCATTCAGGATAACGGTGACCCACCAAAGTCCAGTTCTGTGAACATTACAGTAACTGTGGATGAGAAGGGCACGGCAAACGATGCTCCACCAAGCCCTCGTCACACACCTTTCTACCACCGCACTGGGATGTCGGACATCACCTTGTACCTCATCATCTCTTTAGcttgtgtttcagctgtgtcGTTCATCACCTTTGTCGTCCTCATGGTACGCTGCCTTAGGCACCGTGGCCCAGGGCTGGGAGAttctgactgctgctgctgctatggTCGCCACAGGACCAGCCGCTACCATCAGAGGCCCAGCAAGGACCTGCACCTGCAGCTCAATACTGATGGACCCATACGCTATATGGAGGTAGTGGGAGGCCCCCAGGATCCGCACACACGGACTTACAGGCCCTGCTACTCCACCATATCCAGCCGGAgtgattttgtatttatgaAGACCCCCATGCTGAGTCACAACAACACACTCAACATGACACTCAGCAGGAAGCACCTTATGAACTCAGCCAGTGAG CAAAAGCCCCCCAACAATGACTGGCGCTTCACTCAGGGACAGAGACCTGGACCTAGCGG GGCAACCGGAGGACCTGAGGTTGCCATGGGAACTGGCCCCTGGCCCCAACCCCCGACTGAGGCTGAGCAGCTCCAGGCCCTGATGGCTGCAGCCAACG TGAGTGAGGCTACGGCCACCCTGGGGCCCGGCACTATGGGTCTGAGCACCCGCTACAGCCCCCAGTTCACCCTGCAGCATGTGCCCGACTATCGCCAGAACGTCTACATCCCTGGCAGCACGGCCACCCTCACCTCCAAcccccagcagcagcaggccacAGCCCAGCAGGCCACCCAGCAGGCGCTGCCCCCGCCCCAGGCCTCGGCCCAGCCCGAGCCCCCAAAAGCCGCTCAGACCCCTGCCTCCAAGAAGAAGTCCACcaagaaggagaagaagtag